One Onychostoma macrolepis isolate SWU-2019 chromosome 15, ASM1243209v1, whole genome shotgun sequence DNA segment encodes these proteins:
- the fhdc4 gene encoding FH2 domain-containing protein 1 translates to MIPPPPPPPPNAPPPPPPPPPALFSDGGSFTRGPMRASRMRNFNWEAIPKDTVLGKHNIWTAEKTSEFELDTKGMEELFSRNDQKLVQATNRRSVRQSPSNTSGPEKVTILNSKKNMNIGIFLKQFKRSVSGMIDDIINGRGERFGTGKLKELCKLLPEDGEVRQLLDFKGDYSTLSEADRFMVQLVKVPCYEERLNSLVLKEEFPHFMDEANHSIAVMTSAGQELLECADLHAVIRLVLKTGNYMNSGGYAGSAVGFRITSLLKLADTKANKPGMNLMHYVAMQAQKIDALLLKFPEHLQHIGDAAKIHKQEIESDFQKEVNRVQVAKQNASKQPDLEEQMRDFLQNADTMLKETEVAFKNLSAVSDSVAEYFCEDPTQFKLEECCSIFYSFCEKFKRAVQENLEREMVEVKRRQREHTQTAAKRRSTATCSSRDKDIEGVALESILQRFNSRQSRRRVGTSSSSRCNLIETTIPEKRTTDTNEVKRDRWIKRAMQSPLINESTDKDETPKHPEITTSNPEQKSVDSSINQRVSVFTVQEEEDVQTEIEVQNMRELSRKVLRYQSSRSSVSSGEALSPILSPSQTFFQEDRRLLIVTIEENTSKSSSLLQNGQIINRRHTIALPEASCGNSSQEDLFVPSNLNASPAPSIGVIGKGKSVDCGMIATLQNSTETVEDSDTKPLNSQEESQSVDSTQSQSVEPEVKTEETVPSLQFSIGKRNSQTISFKSTKEGFSLMSLFKRWREKDKSKELDSDSVDP, encoded by the exons ATGATACCACCACCGCCACCACCACCACCTAATGCCCCacctccccctcctcctccaCCCCCTGCCCTCTTCTCTGATGGAGGCTCGTTTACCAGAGGCCCAATGCGGGCTTCTAGAATGCGTAATTTCAATTGGGAGGCCATTCCTAAGGACACTGTGCTTGGCAAACATAACATATGGACAGCTGAGAAGACCAGTGAGTTTGAGTTGGACACCAAAGGTATGGAGGAGTTATTCAGCCGCAATGATCAGAAGCTGGTCCAGGCCACAAACCGCCGCAGTGTACGCCAGTCCCCGAGCAATACCTCAGGACCCGAAAAG GTGACCATCCTCAACTCCAAGAAGAACATGAATATTGGTATCTTCCTCAAGCAGTTCAAAAG GTCTGTGAGTGGAATGATTGATGACATTATCAATGGCAGAGGAGAAAGATTTGGAACCGGGAAACTGAAAGAGTTGTGCAAACTACTGCCAGAGGATGGAGAG GTGCGTCAGCTTCTTGATTTTAAAGGAGACTATTCAACTCTCTCTGAAGCAGATCGGTTCATGGTACAACTTGTCAAAGTTCCTTG CTATGAGGAACGGTTGAACAGTTTAGTACTCAAAGAGGAATTCCCCCATTTTATGGATGAAGCGAATCACTCCATTGCAGTTATGACCTCTGCTGGACAAG AGCTGCTGGAATGTGCTGATCTACATGCAGTCATTCGCCTGGTCTTGAAGACAGGAAACTACATGAACTCT GGAGGGTACGCTGGCAGCGCGGTGGGATTCCGGATAACGTCTCTTCTCAAACTAGCAGATACCAAAGCCAACAAGCCTGGAATGAACCTCATGCACTATGTTGCAATG CAAGCCCAGAAGATTGATGCATTGCTGCTGAAGTTCCCAGAGCACCTACAGCACATTGGAGATGCAGCAAA GATACATAAGCAGGAAATTGAGTCTGATTTCCAAAAGGAAGTGAATAGAGTCCAGGTGGCAAAGCAGAATGCTAGTAAACAGCCAGATCTGGAAGAACAGATGAGGGATTTTCTGCAG aaTGCAGACACCATGTTAAAGGAGACCGAGGTGGCCTTCAAAAACCTTTCTGCCGTGAGTGATTCGGTAGCGGAGTATTTCTGTGAGGATCCAACTCAGTTCAAACTAGAGGAGTGTTGCTCCATTTTCTACTCTTTCTGTGAGAAGTTCAAACGAGCGGTTCAG GAGAATCTTGAACGAGAAATGGTAGAGGTGAAGCGCAGACAGCGAGAGCATACTCAGACCGCGGCCAAGCGACGTTCCACCGCCACCTGCTCCTCACGAGACAAAGACATTGAAGGAGTTGCTCTGGAGTCCATCCTACAGAGGTTCAACAGTCGCCAATCCCGCCGTAGAGTCGGGACCAGTTCCTCCTCACGGTGCAATCTAATTGAGACCACCATTCCGGAGAAACGCACCACTGACACCAATGAGGTCAAGAGAGACCGCTGGATCAAAAGGGCCATGCAATCCCCTTTGATCAATGAGAGCACTGATAAAGATGAGACGCCCAAGCACCCAGAGATTACAACCTCAAACCCGGAGCAGAAAAGTGTAGATTCCTCAATCAATCAACGTGTCTCTGTATTCACGGTGCAGGAGGAGGAAGACGTGCAGACAGAGATAGAAGTGCAAAATATGAGAGAGCTGTCACGGAAAGTTTTGCGATACCAGTCCAGTCGAAGTAGCGTTTCATCCGGCGAGGCCCTGTCACCGATCCTCTCTCCCAGTCAGACGTTCTTTCAGGAAGACAGAAGACTGCTGATCGTGACCATAGAAGAAAACACCTCTAAATCCAGCTCTCTGCTGCAGAACGGCCAGATCATCAATCGCCGGCACACAATCGCACTTCCCGAAGCCAGCTGTGGAAATAGCAGCCAAGAGGATCTATTTGTGCCTAGTAATCTAAATGCATCTCCGGCTCCCTCTATAGGTGTTATTGGAAAAGGGAAATCTGTGGATTGTGGTATGATTGCCACATTGCAAAACTCTACAGAGACTGTTGAAGATTCAGACACCAAGCCACTTAATTCTCAAGAGGAATCACAATCTGTTGACTCAACACAATCACAATCGGTCGAGCCGGAGGTGAAGACTGAAGAGACAGTGCCTAGCTTGCAGTTTAGTATTGGGAAGAGAAATAGCCAAACAATATCATTTAAAAGCACTAAAGAGGGCTTCAGCCTTATGTCTTTATTTAAGCGTTGGCGTGAAAAAGACAAATCAAAAGAGCTTGATTCTGACAGTGTAGACCcatga